In the genome of Persephonella sp. KM09-Lau-8, one region contains:
- a CDS encoding glycosyltransferase family 4 protein, protein MKILLFNTLYYPNLIGGAEKSVQLLAEGLLKEGEEPIVVTTSSRDYIDYVNGVKVYYVKTNNLYWAYNAGKESKLKKPIWHLIDSYNFLNKKIAYIIEKERPDIIHTNNLAGFSVIVWKFAKDKNIKIIHTLRDYYLLCPKSTMFNEKLNRNCGKQCCGCKLYSFPKKLLSQDIDAVVGVSKFILNKHLEYGYFKNTKIKKHIYNPVTVSTSVDKNISKNIRLGIIGLLAKSKGIEFVLDKFSKMKLERVELHIYGKGKNENYENYLIEKYSLENIFFEGFKSPKEIFSNIDILIIPSLWHEPFSRVLIESYSYGVPVLASKRGGIPENVIEGKTGFLFDPDKNGDFHKKFKDMISYYTSNKFDPSYIQKFARDNFSIKNVLNEYIKIYSNLLK, encoded by the coding sequence GGTCTATTGAAAGAAGGAGAAGAGCCTATTGTAGTTACTACATCAAGTAGAGATTATATTGATTATGTAAACGGTGTAAAAGTCTATTATGTGAAAACGAATAATTTATATTGGGCTTATAATGCTGGAAAAGAAAGCAAATTAAAAAAGCCCATTTGGCATTTGATAGATAGTTATAATTTCCTTAATAAAAAAATTGCTTATATTATAGAAAAAGAAAGGCCGGATATTATTCACACAAATAATTTGGCCGGATTTTCTGTAATCGTATGGAAATTTGCAAAAGATAAAAATATAAAAATAATTCATACTTTGAGAGACTATTATTTATTATGCCCTAAGTCTACTATGTTTAATGAAAAACTGAATAGAAATTGTGGTAAACAATGTTGTGGATGCAAACTATATTCTTTTCCAAAAAAACTTTTATCCCAAGACATTGATGCTGTTGTTGGAGTTAGTAAATTTATTTTAAATAAGCACTTAGAATATGGGTACTTTAAAAATACAAAAATTAAAAAGCATATTTATAATCCAGTAACAGTATCTACAAGTGTAGATAAAAATATTTCAAAAAATATAAGATTAGGTATCATTGGATTGTTAGCAAAATCTAAAGGAATTGAATTTGTATTAGATAAGTTTTCAAAGATGAAATTGGAAAGAGTTGAACTTCATATATATGGAAAAGGCAAAAATGAGAATTATGAAAACTATTTAATAGAGAAATACTCGCTTGAAAATATTTTTTTTGAAGGTTTTAAAAGCCCTAAAGAAATATTTTCAAATATAGACATTTTGATTATTCCTTCTTTATGGCATGAACCCTTTTCTAGAGTATTAATAGAATCCTATTCTTATGGGGTTCCTGTTCTAGCCTCAAAAAGAGGTGGTATTCCGGAAAATGTTATAGAAGGAAAAACGGGATTTCTATTTGATCCAGATAAAAATGGTGATTTTCATAAAAAATTTAAAGATATGATTTCTTACTATACATCTAATAAATTTGATCCCTCATATATACAAAAATTTGCAAGAGATAATTTTTCAATAAAAAATGTTTTAAATGAATATATCAAGATATACTCTAACTTATTAAAATAA
- a CDS encoding glycosyltransferase family 1 protein, giving the protein MIVIDARMINASGIGRYIRNILPFLLKEFNLKLLGNEQELKKYFPINSNQIINVNSKIYSIQEQFEIARKIPQCDIFWSPHYNIPILPIKAKKRMVTIHDVYHLAFKKSLSLPQKIYASIMIKQTVKRSDIILTVSEFSKSEIKKYVPTNKDIKVIYNGIDLSFFDKPVPLKEKGNYILYVGNIKPHKNLVKALKAFSKLKIPEIKFKIVGEKDNFITIDKEVKKIAQKLGNRVEFTGYVSDDELKELYRKAKLFLFPSLYEGFGLPPLEAMASGTPVIVSNVASLPEVCGDAAFYINPYDINDIARGIETVLKDEDLQRQLIQKGLERVKLFSWEKSAQKLIEIIEGEL; this is encoded by the coding sequence ATGATTGTAATTGATGCAAGAATGATTAACGCTTCTGGCATAGGTAGATATATAAGAAATATCCTACCTTTTTTATTAAAAGAATTTAATCTAAAATTACTAGGCAATGAACAAGAATTAAAAAAATATTTTCCTATAAATTCAAACCAAATTATAAATGTAAATTCAAAGATATATTCAATACAAGAACAGTTTGAGATTGCCAGAAAAATCCCTCAGTGTGATATTTTCTGGTCACCACATTATAATATTCCAATACTTCCAATAAAGGCTAAAAAACGGATGGTCACAATTCATGATGTATACCATTTAGCTTTTAAAAAAAGTTTGTCTCTTCCTCAAAAGATATATGCATCCATTATGATAAAGCAGACAGTTAAAAGATCAGATATAATCTTGACAGTGTCTGAGTTTTCCAAAAGCGAAATCAAAAAGTACGTACCTACCAATAAGGATATAAAAGTTATATATAATGGCATAGATTTAAGTTTTTTTGACAAACCAGTACCATTAAAAGAAAAAGGAAATTACATTTTATATGTAGGTAACATAAAACCTCACAAAAATTTAGTAAAAGCTTTAAAAGCTTTTTCTAAGTTAAAAATTCCAGAAATAAAATTTAAAATTGTTGGAGAAAAAGATAATTTTATAACAATCGATAAAGAAGTAAAAAAAATCGCACAAAAACTTGGTAATAGAGTAGAATTTACTGGTTATGTAAGCGATGATGAATTAAAAGAATTATATAGAAAAGCAAAACTTTTCCTTTTTCCTTCTCTTTACGAAGGTTTCGGATTACCTCCTCTTGAAGCTATGGCATCTGGAACTCCTGTTATCGTGTCAAATGTAGCAAGTTTGCCGGAAGTTTGTGGGGATGCTGCTTTTTATATAAACCCATACGATATAAATGATATAGCTAGAGGAATAGAAACCGTATTAAAAGATGAAGATCTACAAAGACAATTAATACAAAAAGGATTAGAAAGGGTAAAATTATTTAGTTGGGAAAAATCTGCCCAAAAATTAATAGAAATTATAGAAGGGGAATTATAA
- a CDS encoding glycosyltransferase family 4 protein → MKIALVHDWLTTIAGAEKVLEAIYEIYPADIYTLVKDENNLKDTIFEVAKIETSFIQKLPKAKIKYRNYLPLFPIAIEQFNLSNYDVIISSSHAVAKGVLTNPNQLHISYIHTPIRYAWDLYHQYLKESNLNKGIKGWIAKYFLHKIRIWDYTTANRPDYYVANSKYIAKRIKKIYGKESTVIYPPVDVDKFELYTKKENFYLTASRMVPYKKIDLIVEAFSKMPDKKLVVIGDGPDFDKIKKKASKNVELLGYQPFDILKDYMRRAKAFIFAAEEDFGIAPVEAQACGTPVIAFGKGGVTETVIENETGIFFYKQAVDNLVDAIKNFEKLEDNFDFKEIRRNAERFSKKRFKEEFKSFVEKKAKIFFDEGIYESRNPCRR, encoded by the coding sequence TTGAAAATAGCGTTAGTCCATGATTGGCTTACTACTATAGCAGGTGCAGAGAAAGTTTTAGAGGCTATTTATGAAATCTATCCTGCTGATATTTATACGTTAGTTAAAGATGAAAACAATTTAAAAGATACAATTTTTGAAGTTGCAAAAATAGAAACTTCTTTTATTCAAAAACTTCCAAAGGCAAAAATTAAATACAGAAATTATTTACCTTTGTTTCCCATAGCTATAGAGCAATTTAATTTATCAAACTACGATGTTATTATATCTTCATCTCATGCCGTTGCAAAAGGTGTATTGACTAACCCAAATCAACTTCATATTAGCTATATTCACACACCTATCAGATATGCTTGGGATTTGTACCATCAATATTTAAAAGAAAGTAATTTAAACAAAGGAATAAAAGGATGGATTGCAAAATATTTTTTACATAAGATAAGAATTTGGGATTATACTACAGCAAATAGACCTGATTATTATGTAGCAAACTCTAAATATATAGCAAAAAGAATAAAAAAAATATATGGAAAAGAATCAACAGTAATTTATCCACCTGTTGACGTTGATAAATTCGAACTTTACACGAAAAAAGAAAATTTTTATTTAACTGCTTCAAGGATGGTTCCTTACAAAAAAATAGATTTAATAGTAGAAGCATTCTCAAAAATGCCAGATAAGAAACTTGTTGTTATAGGAGATGGTCCTGATTTTGATAAAATAAAGAAAAAAGCAAGTAAAAATGTTGAACTTTTAGGATATCAACCATTTGATATCCTAAAAGATTATATGCGAAGAGCAAAGGCATTTATATTTGCTGCTGAGGAAGATTTTGGTATAGCGCCTGTCGAAGCTCAAGCATGTGGAACTCCAGTTATAGCTTTTGGAAAAGGGGGTGTGACAGAGACAGTAATAGAAAATGAAACTGGAATATTTTTTTATAAACAAGCGGTAGACAATTTAGTTGATGCTATCAAAAATTTTGAGAAATTAGAAGATAATTTTGATTTTAAAGAAATAAGGAGAAATGCAGAAAGATTTAGCAAAAAAAGGTTCAAAGAAGAATTTAAGAGTTTTGTAGAGAAAAAAGCAAAAATTTTCTTTGACGAGGGAATATATGAAAGCCGTAATCCTTGCCGGAGGTAG
- the rfbA gene encoding glucose-1-phosphate thymidylyltransferase RfbA — protein sequence MKAVILAGGSGTRLYPVTQAINKHFLPIYNKPMIYYPLSLVMLLGIKDILFIVNPEDKKDFEKLFKDGSHLGMNIQYKIQKKPNGLAEGLILAEDFIGNDNICYMLGDNVFFGHDLVNIMESARNDIEKNGGAYVFGYSVKDPERFGVVEFDESGNVLSLEEKPEKPKSNFAVVGMYFYDREAVEIAKKIRPSDRGELEITSVNEEYLKRGKLKVKLLGRGFAWFDAGTHDSFLEAGEFVATIEKKTGLMIGCIEEIAYKNGWITREQLLELAKPLRKTEYGRYLIELAEGEQV from the coding sequence ATGAAAGCCGTAATCCTTGCCGGAGGTAGTGGAACAAGACTTTATCCAGTTACACAGGCTATAAACAAGCACTTTTTACCTATTTATAATAAACCAATGATTTATTATCCTTTGTCTTTAGTAATGCTTCTTGGTATAAAAGATATTTTGTTTATAGTAAATCCAGAGGATAAAAAAGATTTTGAAAAATTATTCAAAGATGGTTCCCATTTAGGAATGAATATACAATATAAGATACAAAAAAAACCCAATGGTCTTGCAGAAGGGCTCATATTAGCAGAGGACTTCATAGGAAACGATAATATCTGTTATATGCTTGGAGATAATGTGTTCTTTGGTCACGATTTAGTGAATATTATGGAGTCAGCAAGGAATGATATAGAAAAAAACGGTGGGGCTTATGTGTTTGGCTATTCTGTAAAAGACCCCGAAAGATTTGGAGTGGTAGAGTTTGACGAAAGCGGTAATGTTCTTTCTCTGGAAGAAAAACCGGAAAAACCTAAATCAAACTTTGCTGTTGTTGGAATGTATTTTTACGACAGGGAGGCTGTTGAGATAGCCAAAAAAATAAGGCCTTCAGATAGGGGAGAGCTTGAGATAACATCTGTTAATGAGGAGTATCTAAAAAGGGGAAAACTAAAAGTAAAGCTTCTGGGTAGAGGTTTTGCATGGTTTGATGCAGGAACTCACGACAGCTTCCTTGAAGCTGGAGAGTTTGTAGCAACAATTGAGAAAAAAACAGGTTTGATGATAGGTTGTATAGAGGAAATAGCATACAAAAATGGCTGGATAACCAGAGAGCAACTTCTTGAACTTGCAAAACCTTTGAGAAAAACAGAGTATGGCAGATATTTAATAGAACTGGCAGAAGGTGAGCAGGTGTAA
- a CDS encoding DUF2281 domain-containing protein yields MKAIKDKELISLIESLPEDLKKEVKDFAEYLLAKSKTRKRLSLNWKGRLSKYRKKFTSMELQKKALEWRTSP; encoded by the coding sequence ATGAAAGCCATAAAAGATAAAGAGTTGATAAGCTTAATAGAAAGTTTGCCAGAGGATTTAAAAAAAGAAGTTAAAGATTTTGCAGAATATTTATTAGCGAAATCAAAAACCAGAAAGAGATTATCATTGAACTGGAAGGGAAGATTAAGCAAATATAGGAAAAAATTTACCTCTATGGAACTTCAAAAAAAAGCTTTAGAGTGGAGAACATCTCCTTAA
- a CDS encoding PIN domain-containing protein, whose translation MENISLMKYLIDTNIWLEILLDQEKSKEAFDFLSKIDSSSLAISDFSLHSIVLILTKLKEHKTAKIFLEDINTSGVNILTIESNNLYKVVDIIQNLNIDFDDAYQYYLSKKYNLVLVSFDKDFDKADIKRKTPKELFQGD comes from the coding sequence GTGGAGAACATCTCCTTAATGAAATACTTAATAGATACAAACATATGGCTTGAAATTTTACTGGATCAGGAGAAAAGTAAAGAAGCTTTTGATTTTTTAAGTAAAATTGATAGTAGTTCTTTAGCAATATCAGATTTTTCTTTACATTCCATTGTTTTAATACTTACTAAATTAAAAGAGCATAAAACAGCTAAAATATTTTTAGAAGATATTAACACTTCAGGAGTAAATATTTTAACTATAGAATCTAACAATTTATACAAAGTTGTTGATATAATCCAAAATCTTAATATAGATTTTGATGATGCTTACCAATACTATCTTTCTAAAAAATATAATCTTGTATTAGTAAGTTTTGACAAAGACTTTGATAAAGCAGATATAAAAAGAAAAACACCAAAAGAATTATTTCAAGGGGATTAA
- the rfbC gene encoding dTDP-4-dehydrorhamnose 3,5-epimerase, translating to MPFEFIKTDIPDVILVKPKVFGDDRGFFMEFYKKSDFEKAGIDTDFVQDNHSRSVKGVLRGLHYQKEPFSQGKLVRCIKGSIFDVAVDIRKGSPTFGRWIGYELSEKNKLMLWIPKGFAHGFLTLSEEAEVIYKVSGGEYSPEHDTGIRWDDPEINIQWPLNEVDNILLSEKDKKLPFLRDADINFVYGG from the coding sequence ATGCCATTTGAGTTTATAAAAACAGATATCCCTGATGTTATTTTGGTAAAACCCAAGGTTTTTGGCGACGACAGGGGCTTTTTTATGGAATTTTATAAAAAGTCTGATTTTGAGAAAGCCGGTATAGACACAGATTTTGTTCAGGATAACCATTCAAGATCTGTTAAAGGTGTTTTAAGGGGTCTTCATTACCAGAAAGAGCCTTTTTCTCAGGGTAAGCTTGTCAGATGCATAAAAGGATCAATATTTGATGTTGCTGTTGATATAAGAAAAGGAAGTCCAACATTTGGTAGATGGATAGGATATGAGCTATCAGAAAAAAATAAATTAATGCTTTGGATACCAAAAGGATTTGCTCATGGATTTTTAACTTTATCAGAAGAAGCAGAAGTTATATATAAAGTTAGTGGTGGAGAATATTCTCCCGAACATGATACTGGAATAAGATGGGATGACCCAGAAATAAATATACAATGGCCTTTAAATGAAGTAGATAATATTTTATTATCAGAAAAAGATAAAAAACTACCATTTTTAAGAGATGCAGATATAAATTTTGTTTATGGAGGATGA
- the rfbB gene encoding dTDP-glucose 4,6-dehydratase has translation MKFLVTGGAGFIGSEFVRQAVKQGIKTIVIDKLTYAGDLERLKEVEDKINFYKADITNIEFMEYIFKKEKPNVIVHWAAESHVDRSILDASPFIETNVKGTQFLLDIAKESNIDLFINIATDEVYGELGEEGQFYEDTPLSPNSPYSVSKASADMLGRAYYRTYGLPVITVRPSNNYGYWQYPEKLIPVVILKALNEEPIPIYGTGENVREWLFVSDCAEAVFEIIDKGEVGEVYNVGSGEERKNIDVVKSILNILGKSEDLIEFVKDRPGHDFRYSLNTEKIEKEIGWKAKVKFEEGIEKTVKWYLDNMDWVERKLKYLKDYWDKVYT, from the coding sequence TTGAAATTTTTAGTAACAGGTGGAGCAGGATTTATAGGAAGTGAGTTTGTTAGACAGGCTGTTAAACAGGGAATAAAAACAATTGTTATAGATAAACTTACATATGCAGGTGATTTAGAAAGATTAAAAGAAGTTGAGGATAAAATAAATTTTTATAAAGCTGATATAACAAATATAGAATTTATGGAGTATATTTTTAAAAAAGAAAAACCAAATGTAATAGTTCACTGGGCAGCAGAAAGTCATGTTGATAGAAGTATATTGGACGCTTCTCCTTTTATTGAAACAAATGTAAAAGGGACTCAGTTTTTATTAGATATAGCTAAAGAGAGTAACATAGACTTATTTATAAACATTGCAACAGACGAAGTTTATGGTGAGCTTGGAGAAGAAGGACAATTTTATGAAGATACGCCTCTAAGTCCTAACTCTCCATATTCCGTAAGCAAAGCTTCAGCAGATATGCTTGGAAGAGCATATTATAGAACTTATGGACTTCCTGTTATTACAGTTAGACCTTCAAATAATTATGGATACTGGCAATATCCTGAGAAATTAATACCTGTTGTAATTTTAAAGGCTTTAAACGAAGAGCCAATTCCAATTTATGGAACAGGAGAGAATGTTAGAGAATGGCTATTTGTTTCAGATTGTGCAGAAGCAGTTTTTGAGATAATAGATAAAGGAGAAGTTGGAGAGGTTTATAACGTTGGAAGTGGTGAGGAAAGAAAAAATATAGATGTTGTAAAATCTATTTTAAATATACTTGGGAAATCAGAAGATTTAATAGAATTTGTAAAAGATAGACCTGGCCATGATTTTAGATATTCTTTAAATACTGAAAAAATTGAAAAAGAAATTGGATGGAAGGCTAAAGTTAAATTTGAAGAAGGTATTGAAAAAACAGTAAAATGGTATCTTGATAATATGGACTGGGTAGAGAGAAAATTAAAGTATTTGAAAGACTACTGGGATAAAGTTTACACATGA
- the rfbD gene encoding dTDP-4-dehydrorhamnose reductase, which yields MKYLILGKNGQLGNAFVKYLANQKKNFSALSHEECDISDLNIVLKVLEDYKPDIVINCAAYNLVDKAESEYWNAYKTNALGVKNLAYACKEYNSYLITYSTDYVFDGTKENGLYTEEDIPNPLNEYGKSKLTGENWLMEENPEKYLIFRTSWVYGEGKQNFIYKLMQWTKNNDYLKIAYDEISVPTSTRTIVNVSLKAIDKGLTGLFHLTNTEYASRYEWAKKIFEIKRIKKFIYPVSKDIFNLPAKRPKFSAMDNQKISSMLDTNIPTWYEELGYIIKNIVI from the coding sequence ATGAAATATTTAATTCTTGGGAAAAACGGGCAACTTGGAAACGCTTTTGTAAAATATTTAGCAAACCAAAAAAAGAACTTTTCAGCCTTATCTCATGAAGAGTGTGATATATCAGATTTAAACATTGTTTTAAAAGTTCTTGAAGATTATAAACCTGATATAGTTATAAACTGTGCTGCTTATAACCTTGTTGACAAAGCTGAAAGTGAGTATTGGAATGCATACAAAACTAATGCTTTAGGTGTTAAGAACTTAGCTTATGCCTGCAAAGAGTATAATAGCTATCTAATTACTTATTCAACAGACTATGTCTTTGATGGGACAAAAGAAAACGGTCTTTATACAGAAGAAGACATTCCAAACCCACTTAATGAATATGGAAAAAGCAAGCTGACAGGTGAAAATTGGCTGATGGAAGAAAATCCGGAAAAATATCTGATCTTCAGAACAAGCTGGGTATACGGGGAAGGAAAACAAAATTTTATATATAAACTAATGCAATGGACGAAAAATAATGATTATCTAAAAATAGCTTACGATGAAATATCAGTTCCAACTTCAACAAGAACAATAGTAAATGTTAGTTTAAAGGCTATAGATAAAGGCCTAACTGGTCTATTTCATCTTACTAATACAGAGTATGCTTCAAGATATGAATGGGCCAAAAAAATATTTGAGATAAAAAGAATAAAAAAATTTATCTATCCTGTTTCCAAGGATATATTTAATCTTCCAGCAAAAAGACCTAAATTTTCAGCCATGGATAACCAAAAGATTTCCTCTATGTTAGATACTAATATTCCCACCTGGTATGAAGAATTAGGCTATATAATAAAAAACATAGTTATTTAG
- the galE gene encoding UDP-glucose 4-epimerase GalE gives MKILVTGGAGYIGSHVVKQLGEKGHEVLTIDNLSTGHKEAVLYGKLEILDLSDKEKLREVIKNFSSDAVMHFAASIEVAESVENPLKYYRNNTANTLNLLEVLQEFGIDKFIFSSTAAVYGEPENVPIKETESLNPINPYGKSKAFVENILRNMSNAYGFKYVSLRYFNVAGADPEGRIGESHNPETHLIPLILKTAKGERENIKIFGTDYPTPDGTAIRDYIHVEDLANAHIVALEYLLNGGESDVFNCGYGHGYSVREVVEAAKKVTGIDFPVEETDRRPGDPAILVADNSKLVNNLNWKPKYDDIEYIIKTAWNWELNKKF, from the coding sequence TTGAAAATATTAGTCACTGGTGGAGCTGGGTATATAGGAAGTCATGTTGTTAAGCAGCTTGGAGAGAAAGGGCATGAAGTTTTAACAATAGACAATTTATCAACAGGGCATAAAGAAGCTGTTCTATATGGTAAGTTAGAAATTTTAGATTTATCGGATAAAGAAAAGCTAAGAGAAGTTATCAAAAATTTCTCTTCCGATGCTGTTATGCATTTCGCTGCATCTATTGAAGTTGCTGAATCAGTTGAAAATCCTTTGAAATATTATAGAAATAATACGGCAAATACCTTAAACCTACTGGAAGTTTTGCAAGAATTTGGAATTGATAAATTTATATTTTCCTCTACCGCAGCTGTTTATGGTGAACCTGAAAACGTTCCTATAAAAGAAACAGAATCTTTAAATCCAATAAACCCTTATGGAAAGTCTAAAGCTTTTGTTGAAAATATTTTGAGAAATATGAGCAATGCTTATGGATTTAAATATGTTTCATTGAGATATTTTAATGTTGCAGGTGCAGACCCAGAAGGTAGAATTGGAGAAAGCCATAATCCAGAAACGCATTTAATTCCATTAATACTTAAAACTGCAAAAGGAGAAAGAGAAAATATAAAAATTTTTGGAACTGATTATCCTACTCCTGATGGGACCGCTATAAGAGATTACATTCATGTCGAGGATTTAGCAAATGCTCATATTGTAGCCTTAGAATATTTACTTAATGGTGGAGAAAGTGATGTTTTTAATTGTGGATACGGACATGGCTATTCTGTTAGAGAAGTTGTTGAGGCTGCTAAAAAAGTTACAGGTATAGATTTCCCAGTGGAAGAAACAGACAGGAGACCTGGAGATCCAGCCATTTTAGTTGCGGATAATTCAAAATTAGTTAACAACCTAAACTGGAAACCAAAATATGATGATATTGAATATATAATAAAAACAGCGTGGAACTGGGAATTAAATAAGAAATTTTAA
- the wbaP gene encoding undecaprenyl-phosphate galactose phosphotransferase WbaP has product MKKNKLNILFLILIDVLAYYTTLTFAFLTRKALSFLPIDILKFSFDYTHFLKLWWIPLIFLLFMGYEKLYTRRFPFWDEVKQILKAVTLATLVIFAIVSLGKITNQISRLTIIFIWLYGIFIFPIFRLYGKKLLFKAGLWQKPLIIIGAGETGIKTAEGLLQDTHTGYEIIGFLDDFKNQNVEVKDKTFPILGKINDFDKLNLEIDTVVVAIPSMEKDKLTHLINHFHTKVSRVFIIPDLQGVSLLNSELYHLFMQQLFMIRINNNLKSQLNQGLKRAFDLVVSIALLPVLLPLIGIIGLLIKIDSPGPIFFAHTRIGKNGKPIKVYKFRSMYIDSQERLKEILEKDPKARKEWETYFKLKNDPRVTKIGKFLRKTSLDELPQIFNVLKGEMSLVGPRPVIKDEIEKYYKDYADYYYMVRPGITGLWQVSGRSDTDYDYRVKLDTWYVLNWSLWLDIVILFKTIKVVLKREGAY; this is encoded by the coding sequence GTGAAGAAAAATAAGCTTAATATTTTATTCCTAATCTTAATAGATGTTTTAGCCTACTATACAACTTTAACTTTTGCTTTTTTAACGAGAAAAGCTTTAAGTTTTTTACCGATAGATATTTTAAAATTTTCCTTTGATTATACCCATTTTCTTAAACTCTGGTGGATTCCATTAATATTTTTACTTTTTATGGGATATGAGAAATTATATACAAGAAGATTTCCTTTTTGGGATGAGGTTAAACAAATTTTGAAGGCTGTAACTCTTGCTACACTGGTTATATTTGCCATTGTATCACTTGGGAAAATTACAAATCAGATTTCCAGATTGACAATAATTTTTATATGGCTTTACGGGATATTCATTTTCCCTATATTCAGGTTATATGGTAAAAAACTTCTTTTTAAGGCAGGTTTATGGCAAAAACCTCTTATTATCATAGGTGCAGGGGAGACAGGTATAAAAACTGCTGAAGGATTACTTCAGGATACACATACCGGTTATGAGATAATCGGGTTTTTAGATGATTTTAAAAACCAAAATGTCGAGGTAAAAGATAAAACTTTTCCTATTTTAGGAAAAATAAATGATTTTGATAAATTAAATCTTGAGATAGATACTGTTGTTGTTGCTATTCCTTCTATGGAAAAAGATAAACTGACACATTTGATAAACCATTTTCATACAAAGGTAAGTAGAGTTTTTATAATACCTGATTTACAGGGGGTATCTCTTTTAAATAGTGAGCTATACCATCTTTTTATGCAACAGCTTTTTATGATACGTATCAATAACAATTTAAAATCACAATTAAATCAAGGATTAAAAAGAGCTTTTGACCTCGTTGTTTCAATAGCTCTGCTTCCGGTTTTACTACCTTTAATAGGGATAATTGGGTTATTAATAAAAATAGATTCTCCGGGACCTATTTTCTTTGCTCATACAAGAATAGGGAAAAATGGAAAGCCTATAAAAGTTTATAAATTTAGAAGTATGTATATCGATTCTCAAGAGAGGCTAAAAGAAATCTTAGAAAAAGATCCTAAAGCACGAAAAGAATGGGAAACATATTTTAAACTTAAGAACGATCCGAGGGTAACCAAGATAGGAAAATTTTTACGGAAAACTTCTTTGGACGAACTTCCGCAAATATTTAATGTCTTAAAAGGAGAGATGAGTCTTGTTGGACCTCGTCCTGTAATTAAGGATGAAATAGAAAAATATTATAAAGACTATGCTGATTACTACTATATGGTAAGACCCGGAATAACAGGATTATGGCAAGTTAGTGGTAGAAGTGACACTGATTATGATTATAGAGTAAAATTAGACACCTGGTATGTGCTTAACTGGTCTTTGTGGCTGGACATTGTAATTCTGTTCAAGACTATAAAGGTGGTATTAAAAAGGGAAGGTGCATATTAA